One stretch of Campylobacter sp. CCS1377 DNA includes these proteins:
- a CDS encoding flagellar hook-length control protein FliK, translated as MINTNLLNPNQNLNNKKEDIKNDAKKTKTQTSNNLLSNELKKNLGLNTLIDKPNIQNPNLIDNTQLKLQNLINKLLDQLKAHKNPDSNILKQAPNLNFAPNFSKELKSLSIELAKDEHFKPLLEKLNQISKPINQIQKNDVELLFKNSGVFFEAKLKNALNTENFPKSFHSLLNTIKTLSSNQIASQIAELASKNQDLTSSFKNLKTILQTNKEQNLNILKNSSFQTLLSLSGKIENFKKYLTKNPSLANKKIHLLGNKILNELKKHENTLYKELNKPQNLILSDTKIIKEISQNFKHLKDTLKNILNHKQDNAQNSYASTPHQEKPSDAKNPIQNTHNKNTILQDANFIKQENLKEESKVLSNSSDTKILENESNKTQNGILKEEKRNNENSQKNEIPEDEKQLDLENSDTKINEKTQDATKLDLKKENQTLNSKKENSEKISQELLKKENEIKNPSTPNPEKATQSNSTFFESKNKDGIVKENANFQNQNSTNAKISIKNLIFNDEKNSMGELEKLNKDLSALSRKINEGLKILDNDARNAKINLNDIKNIDNKLELSIKDLSKVTIRNNAEISDEIQNDIKSTLFQVSNLAKNLENDAVLNQANRLLAQIEINQLLSLANNSINTFLPFFWEDLNDSKIIFKRGKKDKFFAQIKLEFAKLGELDVLVALNNDKYIDINIMVENTEFRKIIYQNAHELKRSISKIGLLGSHFFVGDIIRTEFKNQKLKDYDLDIGIDKKA; from the coding sequence ATGATTAATACAAATTTACTTAATCCAAATCAAAATCTTAACAACAAAAAAGAAGATATTAAAAACGATGCTAAAAAAACTAAAACCCAAACTTCCAATAATCTTTTATCAAATGAACTCAAAAAAAATTTAGGGCTTAATACCCTCATTGACAAACCCAACATTCAAAACCCAAACCTCATTGATAATACTCAACTTAAACTTCAAAACCTCATCAATAAACTTCTAGATCAATTAAAAGCACATAAAAATCCTGATTCAAATATTTTAAAACAAGCTCCAAATCTCAACTTTGCACCTAATTTTAGCAAAGAACTTAAATCCTTAAGTATAGAACTTGCAAAAGACGAACATTTTAAACCTTTACTAGAAAAGCTTAATCAAATTTCAAAACCTATCAATCAAATACAAAAAAACGATGTAGAGCTGTTGTTTAAAAATTCAGGAGTATTTTTTGAAGCAAAACTTAAAAATGCCCTAAATACAGAAAATTTTCCCAAAAGCTTTCATTCTCTTTTAAACACTATTAAAACACTAAGTAGTAATCAAATCGCTTCCCAGATCGCAGAACTTGCAAGTAAAAATCAAGATCTTACTTCTTCTTTTAAAAATTTAAAAACTATACTTCAAACCAATAAAGAACAAAATCTTAATATTTTAAAAAATAGCTCCTTTCAAACCCTACTAAGCCTAAGTGGAAAAATAGAAAATTTTAAAAAATACCTAACTAAAAATCCTAGTTTGGCAAATAAAAAAATTCACCTGCTAGGAAATAAAATTTTAAATGAATTAAAAAAACACGAAAATACTTTATACAAAGAACTCAATAAACCACAAAATTTAATTTTAAGTGATACAAAAATCATTAAAGAAATCAGTCAAAATTTCAAACACCTAAAAGACACACTAAAAAATATCCTAAATCATAAACAAGATAACGCGCAAAACTCTTATGCTTCTACACCTCATCAAGAAAAACCAAGTGATGCAAAAAATCCTATTCAAAATACACACAACAAAAACACAATTTTACAAGATGCAAATTTCATCAAGCAAGAAAATCTAAAAGAAGAATCAAAAGTCCTTTCGAATTCATCTGACACAAAAATACTCGAAAATGAAAGCAATAAAACACAAAATGGAATTTTGAAAGAAGAGAAAAGAAATAATGAAAATTCTCAAAAAAATGAAATACCAGAAGATGAAAAACAACTTGATTTAGAAAATTCTGACACAAAAATAAATGAAAAAACACAAGATGCAACAAAGCTTGATTTAAAAAAAGAAAATCAAACTTTAAATTCAAAGAAAGAAAATTCAGAAAAAATTTCACAAGAACTTCTAAAAAAAGAAAATGAAATTAAAAATCCATCCACACCAAATCCAGAAAAAGCAACACAAAGCAACTCTACTTTTTTTGAAAGTAAAAACAAAGATGGTATTGTAAAAGAAAATGCAAATTTTCAAAATCAAAATTCAACAAATGCTAAAATTTCAATTAAAAATTTAATTTTCAATGATGAAAAAAATTCTATGGGAGAGCTTGAAAAGCTTAACAAAGATTTGTCTGCTTTAAGTAGAAAAATCAATGAAGGTTTAAAAATTTTAGATAATGATGCAAGAAATGCAAAAATAAATTTAAATGATATTAAAAATATTGATAATAAGCTTGAATTATCCATTAAAGATTTAAGTAAAGTCACGATAAGAAATAATGCAGAAATTTCAGATGAAATTCAAAATGATATTAAATCAACCTTATTTCAGGTATCTAATTTAGCAAAAAATCTTGAGAATGATGCAGTGTTAAATCAAGCTAATCGTTTATTAGCTCAAATTGAAATTAATCAATTATTATCTTTAGCCAACAATTCTATCAATACTTTCTTGCCCTTTTTTTGGGAGGATTTAAACGACTCTAAGATTATTTTTAAACGAGGTAAAAAAGATAAATTTTTTGCCCAAATTAAACTCGAATTTGCAAAACTTGGCGAACTTGATGTATTGGTAGCTTTAAATAATGACAAATATATCGATATTAATATTATGGTAGAAAATACAGAGTTTAGAAAAATAATTTATCAAAACGCTCATGAACTTAAACGAAGTATCAGCAAAATAGGTTTACTTGGTTCTCATTTTTTTGTTGGAGACATTATTCGCACAGAATTTAAGAATCAAAAATTAAAAGATTACGATCTTGACATAGGCATTGATAAAAAGGCTTAA
- a CDS encoding primosomal protein N', which produces MRYYELAIKGFYLDILTYESTEFIKPLTEVIVDLGVKKNLKAIVLRECLKPNFKTKEIKEITPNSLSLFQKELADFISYYYTCKFAFILSFFETSKPYECKKMTDLEGPNLSFNQNKALDFAKENLTSLLFADTGSGKTEIYISLIKEYLEKGQQVLLLMPEISLTPQMQKRLEKYFKDKFFLWHSKISKKKKEECLRHFCEGEILLVAGARSALFLPFRNLGLIVVDEEHDNSYKASNKPYFNARDLALFLGQKLNIKVVLGSATPSVTSFYKQKYFRLKGTFFESKKEYIFDESDEILSQKLLLELRTSLREKKQIIIFLPSRANFRQILCKDCGDAIKCPFCSIALSMHKSKNILKCHYCNFIQEIPFSCPKCKGEVLEARKMGTAELKERLEGIFIDAKIAKFDSDEITSEKKLNAILKDFNDEKIDILVGTSMLAKGHDYHSVDLSVILGLDEYLFRPNFRASEETLALAMQVAGRAGRKGEARVLLQTKNKPFFEKYIQNYDEFLKDELEIRKNLYPPFKRLMRIVIEDKEQKTALKTCEKLVFEIGKIKQVELIGYGACGIEIINNKFRFYILLRSNTYTHLVKIANYALEFKNVSCDIDPIDFS; this is translated from the coding sequence ATGAGGTATTACGAGCTTGCTATTAAAGGATTTTATCTTGATATTTTAACTTATGAAAGTACTGAATTTATCAAGCCTTTAACAGAGGTGATTGTTGATTTAGGAGTAAAAAAAAATCTCAAAGCCATTGTATTAAGAGAGTGTTTAAAGCCTAATTTCAAAACAAAAGAGATTAAGGAAATTACGCCCAATTCTTTAAGTTTGTTTCAAAAAGAATTGGCTGATTTTATTTCTTATTATTATACTTGTAAATTTGCTTTTATCCTTAGCTTTTTTGAAACCTCTAAGCCTTATGAATGTAAAAAAATGACTGATTTGGAGGGTCCAAATTTAAGTTTTAATCAAAATAAAGCGCTTGATTTTGCTAAGGAAAATCTTACTTCTTTACTTTTTGCTGACACGGGCAGTGGAAAAACTGAAATTTATATTTCTTTAATCAAAGAATATTTAGAAAAAGGACAGCAAGTTTTGCTTTTAATGCCCGAAATTTCACTCACTCCACAAATGCAAAAACGCTTGGAAAAGTATTTTAAAGATAAATTTTTTCTTTGGCATTCTAAAATTTCAAAGAAAAAAAAAGAAGAATGCTTAAGGCACTTTTGTGAAGGTGAAATTTTACTAGTAGCTGGTGCTAGGTCAGCGCTTTTTTTACCCTTTAGAAATTTAGGACTTATTGTGGTAGATGAAGAACATGATAATTCCTATAAAGCTTCAAATAAGCCTTATTTTAATGCTAGGGATTTAGCACTTTTTCTAGGACAAAAATTAAATATCAAAGTCGTTTTAGGCTCTGCAACCCCTTCAGTTACGAGTTTTTATAAGCAAAAATATTTCAGACTCAAAGGTACTTTTTTTGAAAGTAAAAAAGAATATATTTTTGATGAGAGCGATGAAATTTTAAGTCAAAAATTACTTTTGGAGCTTAGAACAAGCTTAAGAGAAAAAAAACAAATTATTATTTTCTTGCCAAGTCGTGCAAATTTTCGCCAAATTTTGTGTAAAGATTGTGGTGATGCTATAAAATGCCCTTTTTGTTCCATTGCTTTGAGTATGCATAAAAGCAAAAACATACTTAAATGCCATTATTGTAATTTTATCCAAGAAATACCCTTTTCTTGCCCTAAATGCAAAGGCGAAGTTTTAGAGGCTAGGAAAATGGGCACTGCAGAGCTTAAAGAAAGGCTAGAAGGCATTTTTATAGATGCAAAAATTGCTAAATTTGATAGTGATGAGATTACAAGTGAAAAGAAATTAAATGCCATTTTAAAAGATTTTAACGATGAAAAAATCGATATTTTAGTAGGTACTTCCATGCTTGCAAAAGGACATGATTATCATAGTGTGGATTTAAGTGTGATTTTAGGGCTTGATGAGTACTTGTTTCGCCCAAATTTTAGAGCCAGTGAAGAAACTTTGGCTTTAGCGATGCAAGTAGCAGGTAGGGCAGGGCGAAAAGGCGAAGCAAGAGTGCTTTTGCAAACTAAAAATAAGCCTTTTTTTGAAAAATACATACAAAATTACGATGAATTTTTGAAAGATGAACTTGAAATTCGAAAAAATTTATATCCACCTTTTAAAAGACTTATGCGAATTGTGATTGAAGATAAAGAGCAAAAAACTGCCCTTAAAACTTGTGAAAAATTAGTTTTTGAAATAGGTAAAATTAAGCAAGTTGAATTGATTGGCTATGGGGCTTGTGGTATAGAGATTATTAATAATAAATTTAGATTTTATATACTTTTAAGAAGTAATACTTATACTCATCTTGTTAAAATTGCAAATTATGCTTTGGAATTTAAAAATGTGAGTTGCGATATTGATCCTATTGATTTCTCGTAA
- a CDS encoding anaerobic C4-dicarboxylate transporter — protein MDFLTNLSEGTQFAIQLIIVLICLFYGAKKGGIALGLLGGIGLLVLSFGFSVEPGKPSIDVMLTILAVVVASATLQASGGLDVMLQIAERVLRKNPKFLTILAPFVTCFLTILCGTGHVVYTMMPIIYDIAIKNGIRPERPMAASSISSQMGIIASPVSVAVVSLTALLLNPEINKNPLAGFDGYVDLLAITIPSTLIGVLCIGIFSWFRGKDLDKDAEFQEKLKNPEFKNYVYGESKTLLGAKLPMIEWVAMWIFLGAIAIVAILGAFPELRPEFTNSKGVTKPMNMVATIQMFMLLAGAALIIFTKVDASKIAKNEIFKSGMIALVAVFGISWMADTMFAVHTPMMKAALGDIVKEHPWTYAIMLLLISKFVNSQAAAIAAFVPLALGIGVEPGIIVAFAAACYGYYILPTYPSDLATIQFDRSGTTRIGKFVINHSFILPGLIGVITSCIAGYFLALAAGYL, from the coding sequence ATGGATTTTTTAACAAATCTTAGTGAAGGCACGCAATTTGCCATTCAGTTAATTATCGTGCTAATTTGTCTTTTTTATGGTGCAAAAAAAGGCGGAATCGCTCTTGGTTTATTAGGCGGAATCGGACTTTTAGTCCTTAGTTTTGGTTTTTCAGTTGAACCAGGAAAACCTTCGATTGATGTAATGCTTACCATTTTAGCCGTAGTTGTTGCAAGTGCGACTTTACAAGCAAGTGGTGGCTTAGATGTAATGTTGCAAATTGCAGAAAGAGTATTAAGAAAAAATCCTAAATTCTTAACCATACTCGCTCCTTTTGTAACTTGCTTTTTAACTATACTTTGTGGAACAGGACATGTAGTTTATACTATGATGCCAATTATTTATGATATTGCAATTAAAAATGGAATTCGTCCGGAACGCCCTATGGCTGCATCTTCTATATCATCTCAAATGGGAATTATCGCTTCACCTGTTTCAGTGGCAGTTGTGTCTTTAACTGCACTTTTGTTAAATCCCGAAATTAACAAAAATCCTTTAGCGGGTTTTGATGGTTATGTGGATTTACTTGCTATTACTATACCTTCTACTTTAATTGGGGTTTTATGTATAGGAATTTTTTCTTGGTTTAGAGGGAAAGACTTGGATAAAGATGCAGAATTTCAAGAAAAACTTAAAAATCCTGAATTTAAAAATTATGTTTATGGGGAATCAAAAACCCTACTAGGCGCAAAATTACCTATGATAGAATGGGTTGCTATGTGGATTTTCTTGGGAGCTATTGCTATTGTTGCGATCTTAGGAGCTTTTCCAGAACTTAGACCTGAATTTACTAATTCAAAAGGCGTAACTAAACCAATGAATATGGTAGCAACCATCCAAATGTTTATGCTTTTAGCTGGAGCGGCACTTATTATCTTCACGAAAGTTGATGCAAGTAAAATTGCAAAAAATGAAATTTTTAAATCTGGTATGATAGCACTTGTTGCAGTATTTGGAATTTCATGGATGGCAGATACTATGTTTGCAGTGCATACTCCTATGATGAAAGCAGCACTTGGAGATATAGTAAAAGAGCACCCTTGGACTTATGCAATTATGCTTTTACTTATTTCAAAATTTGTAAATTCTCAAGCAGCAGCTATCGCAGCTTTTGTGCCTTTAGCTCTAGGAATTGGCGTTGAACCTGGAATCATAGTGGCATTCGCAGCAGCTTGCTATGGTTATTATATTTTACCAACTTACCCAAGTGACTTAGCAACCATTCAATTTGACCGCTCAGGCACTACTCGCATTGGTAAATTTGTAATCAATCATAGTTTCATTTTACCAGGGCTTATAGGTGTTATCACTTCTTGTATTGCTGGATATTTCTTAGCTTTAGCTGCAGGCTATCTATAA
- a CDS encoding DUF4879 domain-containing protein, translated as MVKHLISVALASVLSCGIANASDNASIEGKEKITRNGVNIYLEPNSPNKQKYLSGEFDKSLEAMKKAYEANKNNKAMRAPAPPVYYVAVLGVISQQGGREELKEGQTITNNDHGGDPFVVHTLVLGYGGGSYDKASFAGNQAVQLSSEGMDYTGDNIIDGWYDIWDISKPANSSGNFEFTSRSINAPGNSMSTSIQIR; from the coding sequence ATGGTTAAACATTTAATCAGTGTTGCACTTGCTAGTGTTTTAAGTTGTGGCATTGCTAATGCTAGTGATAATGCGTCAATAGAGGGGAAAGAAAAAATTACTCGCAATGGTGTTAATATTTATTTAGAGCCAAATTCTCCAAATAAACAAAAATATCTTAGTGGGGAATTTGATAAATCTTTGGAAGCAATGAAAAAAGCTTATGAGGCTAATAAAAACAATAAGGCAATGAGAGCTCCTGCTCCTCCTGTTTATTATGTTGCAGTTTTAGGTGTAATATCTCAACAAGGTGGAAGAGAAGAGCTAAAAGAGGGACAAACAATTACTAATAATGATCACGGTGGTGATCCATTTGTGGTTCATACTCTTGTATTGGGATATGGCGGTGGAAGTTACGATAAGGCTTCATTTGCTGGAAATCAAGCGGTGCAATTAAGTTCAGAAGGAATGGATTATACTGGCGATAACATTATTGATGGTTGGTATGATATTTGGGATATTTCTAAACCTGCTAATTCTAGTGGAAATTTTGAATTTACTTCTCGTTCTATTAATGCACCTGGCAATTCAATGAGCACAAGTATTCAGATTAGGTAG
- a CDS encoding type II secretion system protein yields the protein MGFRKAFSILELIFVIAIIAILVSISIPYFSNSKQEAKITKLKADFTTLQSALVFYKNQNFLRSNSQNLSVLDEAKIGLEKEPLFFCTQSQISVCNDGANCCQGSLLSNAIYSNKQAWMKTGFNAYRYYITPKFFFDFIYDFESGELKCIGQRCKELL from the coding sequence ATGGGCTTTAGAAAAGCTTTTTCTATACTTGAACTGATTTTTGTTATTGCGATTATTGCTATCTTGGTTAGTATCAGTATTCCTTATTTTTCTAATTCCAAACAAGAAGCGAAAATTACAAAATTAAAAGCCGATTTTACCACTTTGCAAAGTGCTTTGGTTTTTTACAAAAACCAGAATTTTTTACGATCAAATTCTCAAAATTTATCCGTTTTAGATGAGGCTAAGATAGGGCTTGAAAAAGAGCCTTTATTTTTTTGCACGCAAAGTCAAATTAGTGTTTGCAATGATGGGGCAAATTGTTGTCAAGGTTCTTTATTGTCTAATGCTATTTATTCCAATAAGCAAGCATGGATGAAAACAGGTTTTAATGCCTATCGTTACTATATTACTCCAAAATTTTTCTTTGATTTTATATATGATTTTGAGTCTGGTGAGTTAAAATGTATAGGACAAAGATGTAAAGAATTATTATGA
- the sppA gene encoding signal peptide peptidase SppA encodes MQIIKSFFGAIGAGIKFINSYFKTFVFLLVVIWILMPSGNGTSSYANLERIDLKGEIFDSSSVLEKINLAKNNKNIKGVLFVIDSPGGAFAPSMELALAIKDLKAKKPVIAYASGTMASGSYLAGVGANKILANPASFIGSIGVIMQGADISELTQKLGIKEQTIKAGTYKQAGTFTRAWSEQEKEYLQNLINQSYALFTNFVAKERNLDINTKDKWADAKVFLSLEAKGLGLIDELSNYENAKNELEKLSGVQIPIWKEEDKIDKFLEKLSEQSVSFLSEVFTQSLIRLNSSNSFK; translated from the coding sequence ATGCAAATTATAAAATCTTTTTTTGGGGCTATAGGTGCTGGGATAAAATTTATCAACAGCTATTTTAAAACTTTTGTTTTTCTTTTGGTGGTGATTTGGATTTTAATGCCAAGTGGTAATGGAACTTCATCGTATGCGAATTTAGAACGCATAGATTTAAAGGGTGAAATTTTTGATAGCTCTAGTGTACTTGAAAAAATCAATTTGGCAAAAAATAATAAAAATATCAAAGGAGTGCTTTTTGTAATTGATTCTCCTGGTGGGGCTTTTGCACCGAGTATGGAGCTTGCTTTGGCGATTAAGGATTTAAAAGCCAAAAAGCCTGTAATTGCTTATGCAAGTGGAACTATGGCGAGTGGAAGTTATTTAGCTGGTGTGGGTGCAAATAAAATTTTGGCAAATCCTGCAAGCTTTATCGGCTCCATCGGTGTGATTATGCAAGGAGCTGATATTAGCGAATTAACGCAAAAATTAGGCATCAAAGAACAAACTATTAAAGCGGGTACTTACAAACAAGCAGGTACTTTTACAAGAGCTTGGAGTGAACAAGAAAAAGAGTATTTGCAAAATCTCATCAATCAAAGCTATGCGTTGTTTACTAATTTTGTGGCTAAAGAAAGAAATTTAGATATAAATACAAAGGATAAATGGGCAGATGCAAAAGTATTTTTGTCTTTGGAGGCAAAAGGATTAGGACTTATTGATGAACTTAGTAATTACGAAAACGCTAAAAATGAGCTTGAAAAGCTTTCTGGTGTACAAATTCCTATCTGGAAAGAAGAAGATAAAATTGATAAATTTTTAGAAAAGTTAAGTGAACAAAGTGTGAGTTTTTTGAGTGAAGTATTTACCCAGAGTTTAATCCGTTTAAATTCATCAAATTCTTTTAAATGA
- the uvrB gene encoding excinuclease ABC subunit UvrB, with the protein MLELTSEFKPSPDQKEAIKGIVKSIKKGNKYQTLLGVTGSGKTFTMANVIKELNMPTLIMSHNKSLCAQLYSEFKGFFSKNHVEYFISYYDYYQPEAYIPRTDVFIEKDSSTNEDLERLRLSATASLLSYEDVVCIASVSANYGLGNPNEYIGMVLIFELGMQISQKELLKKLVDMGYKRNDNFFDRADFRVQGDTIDIYPAYYEDEVVRLEFFGDELDAMYHYNVLENKKGKDLKRFILYPTSQFSVGETRLKQAIKDIKEELNERLAYFEYENKLVEYQRLKQRVEFDLEMLTSTGMCKGVENYARHLTGLNEGDTPYTLFDYFAIKDRKFLVIVDESHVSLPQFRGMFAGDRSRKQTLVDYGFRLPSALDNRPLMFDEFIHKDCQFLFVSATPAPLELELSKENVFHQIMRPTGLLDPLIELKDSDNQVEILFDEAKKVIERNERVLVTVLTKKLAEELTRYYLELGIKVKYMHSDIDAIERNEIIRGLRSGNFDMLIGINLLREGLDLPEVSLIAIMDADKEGFLRSTTSLIQTMGRAARNVNGKVLLFCKKITKSMQEAMDTTNERRKLQEAYNKKYNITPTSVKRHIEESLKNEEDLAEFYRKGKKLEKMPASERAKIIKELRKQMLEAAKALEFEKATALRDEINKLKNL; encoded by the coding sequence ATGCTCGAACTCACCAGTGAATTTAAACCAAGCCCTGATCAAAAAGAGGCCATCAAAGGCATAGTTAAAAGTATAAAAAAAGGCAACAAATACCAAACTTTGCTAGGCGTTACAGGAAGTGGAAAAACTTTTACCATGGCAAATGTGATCAAAGAACTTAATATGCCAACCCTTATCATGAGTCACAACAAAAGTCTTTGCGCACAACTTTATAGTGAATTTAAAGGTTTTTTTTCTAAAAATCATGTGGAATATTTTATTTCTTATTATGATTATTATCAACCAGAAGCTTATATACCACGCACTGATGTTTTTATAGAAAAAGATAGCTCTACAAATGAAGATTTAGAAAGATTAAGACTTAGTGCAACCGCTTCGCTTTTAAGCTATGAAGATGTAGTTTGTATCGCTAGTGTTTCAGCAAATTATGGACTTGGAAATCCAAATGAATATATAGGAATGGTTTTAATTTTTGAATTAGGTATGCAAATTTCACAAAAAGAACTTTTAAAAAAACTTGTGGATATGGGCTATAAAAGAAATGATAATTTTTTCGATCGTGCAGATTTTCGCGTACAGGGCGATACTATAGATATATATCCTGCTTATTATGAAGATGAAGTGGTTAGGCTTGAATTTTTTGGCGATGAATTAGATGCCATGTATCATTATAATGTCTTAGAAAATAAAAAAGGCAAGGATTTAAAACGCTTTATTTTATATCCTACAAGCCAATTTAGCGTTGGAGAAACAAGGTTAAAACAAGCCATAAAAGATATAAAAGAAGAATTAAACGAAAGATTAGCCTATTTTGAGTATGAAAACAAACTCGTAGAATACCAACGCCTAAAACAACGCGTGGAATTTGATCTTGAAATGCTTACAAGCACAGGAATGTGCAAAGGCGTGGAAAATTATGCAAGGCATTTGACGGGTTTAAATGAGGGTGATACGCCTTATACACTTTTTGATTATTTTGCAATTAAAGATAGGAAATTTCTTGTAATTGTTGATGAAAGCCATGTTTCCCTGCCACAATTTCGCGGTATGTTTGCAGGAGATAGAAGCAGAAAGCAAACTTTGGTTGATTATGGTTTTCGTCTTCCATCAGCCCTCGATAATCGTCCTTTGATGTTTGATGAATTTATCCATAAAGATTGTCAATTTCTTTTTGTTTCAGCCACCCCTGCCCCGCTAGAACTTGAACTTAGTAAAGAAAATGTGTTTCATCAGATTATGCGGCCAACAGGCTTGCTTGATCCTTTGATAGAACTTAAAGATAGCGATAATCAAGTTGAAATTTTATTTGATGAAGCTAAAAAAGTCATAGAAAGAAACGAACGCGTTTTGGTTACCGTGCTGACTAAAAAATTAGCAGAAGAACTTACAAGATATTATTTAGAACTTGGCATTAAAGTAAAATATATGCATTCAGATATTGATGCAATCGAACGCAATGAGATTATAAGGGGCTTAAGAAGTGGCAATTTTGATATGCTAATAGGTATAAATTTACTTAGAGAAGGGCTTGATTTGCCTGAAGTTTCGTTAATTGCCATAATGGACGCAGATAAAGAAGGCTTTTTAAGAAGCACTACAAGTTTAATCCAAACCATGGGAAGGGCTGCTAGAAATGTAAATGGTAAGGTTTTACTTTTTTGCAAAAAAATCACAAAGTCCATGCAAGAAGCTATGGATACCACAAATGAACGCCGAAAACTTCAAGAAGCTTATAATAAAAAGTATAATATCACACCAACTTCAGTCAAACGCCATATTGAAGAAAGCTTGAAAAATGAAGAAGATTTAGCAGAATTCTATCGCAAAGGTAAAAAGCTAGAAAAAATGCCAGCAAGCGAAAGGGCTAAGATCATAAAAGAACTTCGCAAACAAATGCTTGAAGCTGCTAAGGCACTTGAATTTGAAAAAGCAACCGCTTTAAGAGATGAGATTAATAAGCTAAAAAATTTATAG
- a CDS encoding FlhB-like flagellar biosynthesis protein, producing MAKNFNKIKKAVALGYNQKQNNAPKILASGKGESAAKIISLAKEHGVPIKEDEDLVEILSKLDLGDEIPSNMYKAVAEIFAFIYQMADKTPKQ from the coding sequence ATGGCAAAAAATTTTAATAAAATAAAAAAAGCCGTTGCTCTAGGATATAACCAAAAACAAAATAATGCTCCAAAAATTTTAGCAAGTGGCAAAGGTGAAAGTGCTGCAAAAATCATCTCTTTAGCCAAAGAGCACGGAGTGCCAATTAAAGAAGATGAGGATTTGGTTGAAATACTTAGCAAACTTGATCTTGGCGATGAAATACCTTCAAATATGTACAAAGCCGTAGCTGAAATTTTTGCTTTTATTTACCAAATGGCAGATAAAACACCCAAACAATAG
- the ispG gene encoding flavodoxin-dependent (E)-4-hydroxy-3-methylbut-2-enyl-diphosphate synthase yields MEYKRFKTRQIKVGDVLIGGDAPISVQSMLFTKTRDIEGSLEQLNRLYFAGANIVRLACLDMTDARALREIKAKSPLPLIVDIHFNHNLAVFCAEFIDGVRINPGNIGSKENIKEVVKACKERGIPIRIGVNHGSIEKQFSDKFGYGVDAMLESAMYNIKLLEDLDFFDIKISMKTSDTQKTIEAYERLRPLCDYPFHLGVTEAGTKFHSTIKSSIALGNLLLKGIGDTMRVSMTGELEEEIKVARAILQDSGVQKSGVNIISCPTCGRIQSDLISAIKIVEEKTKHIKEPLNISVMGCVVNALGEAKGADVAIAFGKNQGLVIRHGEVVAKLKENELVDRFLAEVEDEVKSRTEK; encoded by the coding sequence ATGGAATATAAAAGATTTAAAACAAGACAGATTAAAGTAGGTGATGTTTTAATAGGTGGTGATGCACCTATTTCAGTGCAATCTATGCTTTTTACAAAGACAAGGGATATTGAAGGCTCATTAGAGCAACTTAACCGCCTTTATTTTGCGGGGGCAAATATCGTGCGTTTGGCGTGTCTTGATATGACAGATGCAAGGGCTTTAAGAGAAATTAAAGCAAAAAGCCCTTTGCCTTTGATTGTAGATATACATTTTAATCACAATTTAGCTGTATTTTGTGCCGAATTTATCGATGGAGTGCGTATCAATCCTGGTAATATAGGCTCAAAAGAAAATATTAAAGAAGTCGTAAAAGCGTGTAAAGAGCGAGGTATCCCTATACGCATAGGTGTAAATCATGGTTCCATAGAAAAACAATTTAGTGATAAATTTGGCTATGGTGTTGATGCGATGCTTGAAAGTGCGATGTATAATATCAAGCTTTTGGAGGATTTGGACTTTTTTGATATAAAAATTTCCATGAAAACTTCTGATACGCAAAAAACCATAGAAGCTTATGAAAGACTTAGACCACTTTGTGATTATCCTTTTCATTTAGGAGTTACTGAAGCTGGGACAAAGTTTCATAGCACGATAAAAAGCTCCATTGCTTTAGGAAATTTGCTTCTTAAAGGCATAGGTGATACGATGAGAGTTTCGATGACTGGAGAACTTGAAGAAGAGATTAAAGTCGCAAGGGCGATTTTGCAAGATAGTGGAGTGCAGAAAAGTGGTGTAAATATCATCTCTTGTCCTACTTGTGGAAGAATTCAAAGCGATTTAATCAGTGCTATTAAAATAGTAGAAGAAAAAACTAAACATATAAAAGAACCTTTAAATATCAGCGTTATGGGTTGTGTGGTGAATGCTTTAGGAGAGGCTAAAGGTGCTGATGTGGCTATCGCCTTTGGAAAAAATCAAGGGCTTGTGATAAGGCACGGCGAAGTGGTAGCAAAACTTAAAGAAAACGAACTTGTGGATAGATTTTTAGCTGAAGTTGAAGATGAGGTTAAGAGTAGAACTGAAAAATAA